ACGCCGAGGCGGCGCAGCCGGCCGGTCAGTCCCATCAGCTGGATCGAGTCCATGCCCAGCTCGATGAGGTTGTCGTGCGCCTCTACCTGCTCTCCAAGCAGTTCTGTCAGCGAACGGTGCAGTTCTTCCCTGGTCAGCACAGAGCTCCCCTTAAGTCAGGTAAGGCTAACCTAATTTAGGAGCGTTCAGGCGTCAACGCGCGTCTCATGACAACTCCCGCGACCCCGGGCGCACGCCCCCACTACCCCTCGGCCGGACAGGACGGCCGGCACACCGTCACCTCGAAACGCGCGGCCTCTCACGCCCGCCCTCTCATCCCCTCGGTCGACAGCAGCCAGACCAGGTAGACGCCACCGAGCACCCCGGTCACCACGCCGACCGGCACCGCGACCGGCAGGTACAGCGTCACCAGGTCGCTGAACACGAGCAGCGCCGCGCCCATCAGCGCGGCCGGCACGAGCTGCGTACCGGGCCTGCGGGTGAGCCCGCGCGCCAGCTGCGGCGCGGCCAGCGCGACGAACGGGACAGGCCCCACCGCCGCGGTCGCCACCGCCACCAACCCCACCCCGATCACCACGAGCGCGGCCCTCGTCCGCTGGACCGGCACGCCGAGCGCCTGGGCCGCGTCGTCCCCGAGCTCGCCCATGCGCAGCCGGCCGCCGAAGGCCAGCGCGACCGGTACGAGCACGGCCATGGCCAGGGCCAGCGGCCACGCGTGCTGCCAGCCCCTGCCGTTCAGGCTGCCGGTGAGCCAGAACGCCGCCTCGTACGCCTCGCGCAACTCGGCGCGGGTGACGAGATAGGCGTTGAACGCCTCGAGCATCGCGGCCGCGGCGACCCCGACCAGGACCAGCCGGTAGCCGTGCACCCCGCCCCGGTAGGCGACCAGGTAGACGGCGAGCGCGGTCAGCACCGCGCCGAGGACGGAACTGGCCGCGATGGCGGCGGTGCCGCCGCCGATGACCAGGATCTGCAGCAGCGCGCCGGTGGCCGACCCCGTGGTGAACCCGATGATGTCGGGGCTGCCCAGCGGGTTGCGCGTGATGCTCTGGAAGATCGCCCCGCTCAGGCCGAGTGCCGCACCGGCGAGCAGGCCGGTGATCGCCCTGGGCAGGCGCAACGTGAGCACGATGAACTCCGTGGCCCGGTCCCCCTGCCCGGTCAGCGCCCCCACCACCTCGGCGGCGGAGATGGGGAAGTCACCGCTGCCGACCACGGACACGGCCGCCCCCAGGGTGGCGGCCACCAGTACGGCGCACACCGCGACGACGCGCGGCTCCCATCGCAGGGACATCGTCCCGACGCGCAGGACACGACTCGTGCTCACAGCTGGGGAACCCTTCCACGACGGACCATCAGTGCCAGGAGGGGGGCGCCCAGGAACGCGGTGACGATGCCCGTCTCCAGCTCGCCGGGCGCCGCGACCACGCGTCCGGCGACGTCGGCGGCGAGCATCAGCACCGGCGCCAGCAGCAGCGAGTACGGCAGCACCCAGCGCTGGTCGGGACCGACCAGCGCCCGGACCACGAAGGGCACCGCCAGCCCGACGAACGCGATCGGCCCCACCGCCGCCGTGGCGGCGCCGCACAGCACCACGACCGCCAGCGCCCCCAGCGCGCGGGTCCGGCCCGGCCGGGCGCCCAGCGCCCGCCCGGTGTCCTCCCCCAGGGCCAGGGCGTTGAGCGGGCGCGCCAGGCAGAGCGCCAGCACCACCCCCACCAGCAGGAACGGGCCGATCTGGACGAAGACCTCGAGGTCGCGCCCGGACAGCGAGCCCACCTGCCAGAAGCGGAAGCTGTTGAAACTGCGCGGGCTGAACAGCATCATCCCCGCCGTCAGGGAGCTGAACACCGCGTTGATCCCGGCCCCGGCCAGGACCAGCCGCGCGGGTGTGGCGCCGGACCGGCCGCGCGACCCGATCAGGTAGACCAGCAGCGCGGCTCCGGCGGCCCCGAGGAACGCCGCCCACACGTAGACGAGGACGTCGTCCACCCGGAACAGGCCGATCACCGTCACGACCGCCATCGCGGCGCCGCCGTTGACGCCGAGCAGGCCGGGTTCGGCCAGGGGGTTGCGGGTCAGCGCCTGCATGAGCGCGCCCGCCAGTCCGAGCGCCGCCCCGACGGCCACCCCCAGCAGCGTGCGCGGCAGCCGCAACTCCTGGATGATCAGCGCGTTCTCCGAGCCGTCCGGGGAGAACACTCCGGAGAGGGCCTGGCCGAGCGGGATCTGCTTGGCACCGATCACGATGCTGGCCAGCACGGCGAGCAGCAGCAGGCCGCCGAGCAGGCACAGACCGGCCAGCCGTTTGGGGAGATACGCGCTCTTTACGGGAGGAGGCACGCGCTTCAAGTTAGCCTAACCTAACCGGGGCGGCGACGGACGGCCCGGACGACGCGCGCGAATCCCCTCGCGGGGCCTCTCCGGCCCGGGACGCGCGGTTGCGTCCGGCCCGCGACGGTCCACGGGAAGGGCACCGCGGCACCAAGAAACCATCAGACACGCGCACCGGAATCCGTACGCGACCCGCGGGTTCCGTACCGTGCACGAAGGCGGCCACGCCGGATCGGGCGGCGGCGACACCCGTATCCAGAACGCACCAATGCGGTACGGCCTTATCCGGAATTTTCCGAATTTTCCGGAAATGGAAGCATGTGTCTCTTCACGTGCCTCCATTGCGCGAAGCACGACAATGGAGATGGTGAAAATGACATGTCCGCCGGTCCCGCCCTTCACCCTTGATACCGCCGTCCAGAAGGTCCGGCTGGCGGAGGACGGCTGGAACACCCGCGATCCGGAAACGGTGGCCCAGGCCTACACCCCTGACTCCCACTGGAGGAACCGCGCGGAGTTCGTCGACGGGCGGGACGCGATCATCGCGTTTCTCCGACGCAAGTGGACCAGGGAGCTGGACTACCGGCTCATCAAGGAACTGTGGGCATTCGAAGGAAACCGCATCGCCGTACGTTTCGCCTACGAGTGCCACGACGACTCCGGCAACTGGTTCCGCTCCTACGGCAACGAGAACTGGGAGTTCGACGAGCGGGGACTGATGCGCACGAGGCACGCGTCCATCAACGACCTTCCGATCCGGGAGGCGGACCGCAGGTATCACTGGCCCCTGGGGCGCCGCCCGGACGATCATCCGGGACTGGGCGACCTGGGCTTCTAGGGAACGCTCGCGGGGCCGCGGGCAGGATCCGCGGCCGTGCCCCGCGAGCTCCACGTCATGATCACCCCCGCCGAGATCACCGGCCGCCGCAACCGGCACGCCCCGGCCCGTACGACCCGGCGACACGAAGGACCTTGGTCCCTACCTGCGAGGTCACGAGGGGACTAGCGTTCGAGACATGATTCGCGTGTTCCTGGTCGACGATCACGAAGTGGTACGGCGGGGCGTGGCCGCGCTGCTGGAGTCCGAGGGCGACATCGAGGTGATCGGCGAGGCGGGGACCGCGGAGTCGGCGGTGGCCCGCATCCCGGCTCTGCGGCCGGACGTCGCCGTCCTGGACGTACGCCTGCCCGACGGCAGCGGGGTGGACGTGTGCCGGGAGGTCCGCTCCAGGGTGCCGGATCTGGCCTGCCTGATGCTCACCTCCTTCGCCGACGACGACGCCCTGTTCAACGCGGTGATGGCGGGCGCGTCCGGCTACGTGCTCAAGCAGATCCACGGCTCGGACCTGGTCGGCGCCGTGCGTACGGTGGCGGGCGGCCAGTCGCTGCTGGACCCGCAAACGACCTCGGCCATGCTGACACGGCTGCGCGAACAGGCCGCCCGCAAGGACCCCCTGGAGGCGCTGACGGACCAGGAGCGGCACATCCTGGAGCTGATCGGCGAGGGCCTGACCAACCGGCAGATCGGCGAGCGGATGCATCTGGCCGAGAAGACCGTCAAGAACTACGTCTCCAACATGCTGTCCAAGCTCAGCATGGAGCGCCGCACCCAGGCGGCGGCCCTGTCGGCGCGGTTGAAGGCCCGTCGCGGAGACTGAGGCACCCCAACGCCCTTTCGTACAGCAACGCCTCACATGATGTACTCCGGCTCCACCCGACTCGGGGTACATCGGAGTCTCCACGAAACCAGTGAGCATCGGCGCGGTTCATTCTGCCTGGGCGTCGCACCGCCGGTGCCCGTCAGAGCGGAACGAGCTCGGTTCACTTCAAGGTGTACTTACACGTGTTCTCGCCACCGTCATTGGTGGCGACCTCCTTGCCGTCGACGAGAATGCGACACCTGCCCGGTTTGAGCATGCGGTTGGAGTCACGGACCGCGCCGGGGATGATGGAGACCGGGTAGCCGATCTTCTGTTCGGCCTTGGTGAGTTCGACTGTCACGGTCTTCTTCCAAGGGAGGGTGACATCCGACTCGCTGCCGTTGGTGTCGGCGAAATACGCGATCGGCTGGTAGATCCTGCCCTTGCCGTTCACCTCCAGGGTGACCTCGTAAGTCTTCATCTGGGGCGCGGAGGATCGCGTGGGCGACTGACTCGACGCGGAAGTCGCGGCGGGGGGTGACGCGGACGCGGTCTCATCAGTGCCACCACAGGCGGCAACGGTCAGAGCGACCACTGCGAGCAGCCCGACAACTCGTCCGTTCATCATCAACAAGGACATGACGGCCAAGATTATCGGTATCCATGAGCGGTCTTGCCCGGTCCGGTGCCCCGCGGGATCACCCGGCGCCCTGCGAACCGTCCTCCCCCTGGGCGAGCGGGACGCTCCACACCAGCCGGGTGCCGCCCCGCTCCGGTGCCTCGGCGGTGAGGAACCCGCCGAGGTCCTCGGCCCGCTCCTGGAGGTTGCGCAGCCCGCTGCGCCTGCCGCCGGCGGGAAGGCCGGCGCCGTCGTCCGTCACGACGAGGACGAGCCGCTCCTCGCCGAGTTCCACCGACACCTCCACCCTGGAGGCCCTGGCATGCCGCACCACGTTGGACAGCGCCTCGCGCAGCACCGCCGGCAGGTGCTCGGCGATCACCGGCGGAACCCCGCTGTCCAGCCGTCCCTCCATGGTCAGGCCCGGCATGAAGCCGAGGTGACCGCGCGCTCCCTCCACCAGGGCCACGATCTGGGCGCGCAGACCGTCGTCGCCGTCGCCGGGAGTCTGCAGGGCGAAGATGGTCGAGCGGATCTGCCGGATGGTGCCGTCCAGCTCGTCGATCGCGTTGCGCAGCCGCTCGGAGGCCTCGGGCCGCTCGACGAGCCGTACCGTGCTCATCAGCGTCATGGCCACCGCGAACAGCCGCTGGATCACCACGTCGTGCAGGTCCTTGGCGATCCGGTCGCGGTCTTCCAGCAGGCCCAGCCGCTCGGCGTCCATCCGCCCCTCCGCCAGCTCGAGGGCGATCGCGGCCTGCCCGGCGAAGGAGTGCAGGGTGCGCAGCTCCGCCTGGTTGAACGGGACGCGGCCCTGGCGCTTGCCCAGTGACAGCACGCCCCGCACGCCCCCCGCCGCACCGATCGGCACCGCCGCCACCGGACCGAGCGAGGCGTACTCGGCGATCACGATCGGGATCTCGGTCTCGGCCGCGTCGGTGACCATGAGCGGCTCGCCGCCGGTGAACGCCAGGCCCGCCAGGGACCCGGCGACCGGGGCCCTCGCGTCGGCCACCCGCTCGTGATTCGTACCGTCGGCGACGACCGCCCGCAGGACCCGCCCGGTCTCGTCCGGCAGCAGGACCACCGCGATGTCGGCCCCGGCCATCTGCCGCGCCCGCCGCGCGATCAGCGTGAGCACCCGGTCGGGTTCGGCGCCCGACAGCAGGTTGGTGGTGACCTCCGCCGAAGCCTTCAGCCACATCTCCCTGCGGCGCGTCTCCTCGTACAGGCGAGCGTTCTCGATCGCGACGCCGGCCGCGGTGGCCAGCGCGGTCACGATCGCCTCGTCCTCCTCGTCGAACTCCCCTCCCCCACGCTTCTCGGTGAGGTAAAGGTTTCCGAACACCTCCTCGCGCACCCGGACCGGCACCCCCAGGAACGACCCCATCGGCGGGTGCCCCGGCGGGAAGCCGTAGGAGGCCGGATGATCGGTGATATGGGCCAGCCGCAGCGTCTGCGGTTCCTTGATCAGCAGACCGAGCAGACCGAGCCCGTGCGGCCAGTGCTCGATCTTGGCGATCTCCTCCTCGCTCAGCCCCACCGGGACGAACTGGACGAGCGTACTGTGATCCCCGGCCACGCCCAGCGCGCCGTAGGTGGCGTCGACAAGGGTGGTGGCGGTCTCCACGATCCGGCGCAGCATGGTCCCCAGATCCAGGTCGCTGCCCACCGCGACCACCGCGTCCAGCAGCGCGTGCACCCGGTCGCGGGTGGCCAGCACCGCTTCCAGGCGCTCCCGCAGTTCCTCCAGCAGCTCGTCCAGCCTCATGTTCGGGATCAACGGCCCCGACTCACCCTTTGCCATGCTTCCGAGTCTGCCACCGGCGTGCGCGCCCCCCACCTTCCGGTGGTGCTCAGCGTGTGGCCGCCCGCGCCGCGGCCCACAGTCGGGCCGCCGCCATCGCGTTCGCCAGGGCCGTCCGGGACGCCCCAGCCGAACCCGTCCGCCGGCGCGGTCCGCCATCCGGCGCCGGTGGCCAGGCCGGCGAGGGTGTCCTGCGCGGCGGCCGAAACCCAGCCCGCGACCTCGTACCGGGTGCCGCTCGGCGGGCGGGAGCCGGCGAAGTCGGTGTCCTGGAAGCCGAACACGCTGCGGCAACCCGGATAGAAGGCCGCGAAGGCGGGATCGCCGTGCCCGATCGCCGTCACCTGCGGCAGCCGGTCTCCCGGCAGGCCCGGCCGCCACGGCTCAAGGGGCACGGCCCGGCCGAGCCTGTCCCCCTCCTCCGGGAGGGGGACCCACGGGAGTCAGAGATCGGGGATCAGGGGGAAGAGGTCACCCGGCTCTCGACTCGCGCGAGACGCCGAGATGCGCTGGAACCGCCGGACTCTCCGGGATCACCACCTCACGCCATGTCGGGCCGGGCGGCGTCTCCCCGCGCGGGGAGACCCCCACGGTTTCGAGCGCCCTGCGATAGGCGTTCATCTGCTCCTCCGGCGACCCTGCCCGGCCCCAGAGGTCGCCGATCTCGCGCCAGAGCCTGGCGGACTCCCGGTCGACGAAGGAGGCCACGGAGGTGACCGGGTCGGCGAGCAGCTCCTGCGCCCTCACCAGTGCCGGGCCGCCGTCTTTGGAGCGTGCCAGAGCGAGTTCGGCCAGAACCACGTACGCCATCGCCGGCACCGTCCCGCGCACCCCGGCGAGCAGGCCGAGCGCCTGTTCGGCCAGATCGGTGGCGGCGCCCGCGTCGCCGGAGCGCAGCCGCACGCGGGAGAGCACGACCAGGCCACGGGCGTGCTCGATCGTCCCGGGTGACAGCCGCGAGAGAATCCCGGCCGCCGAGGCGGCGA
This region of Streptosporangium sp. NBC_01495 genomic DNA includes:
- a CDS encoding FecCD family ABC transporter permease; the protein is MSTSRVLRVGTMSLRWEPRVVAVCAVLVAATLGAAVSVVGSGDFPISAAEVVGALTGQGDRATEFIVLTLRLPRAITGLLAGAALGLSGAIFQSITRNPLGSPDIIGFTTGSATGALLQILVIGGGTAAIAASSVLGAVLTALAVYLVAYRGGVHGYRLVLVGVAAAAMLEAFNAYLVTRAELREAYEAAFWLTGSLNGRGWQHAWPLALAMAVLVPVALAFGGRLRMGELGDDAAQALGVPVQRTRAALVVIGVGLVAVATAAVGPVPFVALAAPQLARGLTRRPGTQLVPAALMGAALLVFSDLVTLYLPVAVPVGVVTGVLGGVYLVWLLSTEGMRGRA
- a CDS encoding FecCD family ABC transporter permease yields the protein MPPPVKSAYLPKRLAGLCLLGGLLLLAVLASIVIGAKQIPLGQALSGVFSPDGSENALIIQELRLPRTLLGVAVGAALGLAGALMQALTRNPLAEPGLLGVNGGAAMAVVTVIGLFRVDDVLVYVWAAFLGAAGAALLVYLIGSRGRSGATPARLVLAGAGINAVFSSLTAGMMLFSPRSFNSFRFWQVGSLSGRDLEVFVQIGPFLLVGVVLALCLARPLNALALGEDTGRALGARPGRTRALGALAVVVLCGAATAAVGPIAFVGLAVPFVVRALVGPDQRWVLPYSLLLAPVLMLAADVAGRVVAAPGELETGIVTAFLGAPLLALMVRRGRVPQL
- a CDS encoding nuclear transport factor 2 family protein; its protein translation is MTCPPVPPFTLDTAVQKVRLAEDGWNTRDPETVAQAYTPDSHWRNRAEFVDGRDAIIAFLRRKWTRELDYRLIKELWAFEGNRIAVRFAYECHDDSGNWFRSYGNENWEFDERGLMRTRHASINDLPIREADRRYHWPLGRRPDDHPGLGDLGF
- a CDS encoding response regulator transcription factor, coding for MIRVFLVDDHEVVRRGVAALLESEGDIEVIGEAGTAESAVARIPALRPDVAVLDVRLPDGSGVDVCREVRSRVPDLACLMLTSFADDDALFNAVMAGASGYVLKQIHGSDLVGAVRTVAGGQSLLDPQTTSAMLTRLREQAARKDPLEALTDQERHILELIGEGLTNRQIGERMHLAEKTVKNYVSNMLSKLSMERRTQAAALSARLKARRGD
- a CDS encoding sensor histidine kinase is translated as MAKGESGPLIPNMRLDELLEELRERLEAVLATRDRVHALLDAVVAVGSDLDLGTMLRRIVETATTLVDATYGALGVAGDHSTLVQFVPVGLSEEEIAKIEHWPHGLGLLGLLIKEPQTLRLAHITDHPASYGFPPGHPPMGSFLGVPVRVREEVFGNLYLTEKRGGGEFDEEDEAIVTALATAAGVAIENARLYEETRRREMWLKASAEVTTNLLSGAEPDRVLTLIARRARQMAGADIAVVLLPDETGRVLRAVVADGTNHERVADARAPVAGSLAGLAFTGGEPLMVTDAAETEIPIVIAEYASLGPVAAVPIGAAGGVRGVLSLGKRQGRVPFNQAELRTLHSFAGQAAIALELAEGRMDAERLGLLEDRDRIAKDLHDVVIQRLFAVAMTLMSTVRLVERPEASERLRNAIDELDGTIRQIRSTIFALQTPGDGDDGLRAQIVALVEGARGHLGFMPGLTMEGRLDSGVPPVIAEHLPAVLREALSNVVRHARASRVEVSVELGEERLVLVVTDDGAGLPAGGRRSGLRNLQERAEDLGGFLTAEAPERGGTRLVWSVPLAQGEDGSQGAG